In Osmerus eperlanus chromosome 4, fOsmEpe2.1, whole genome shotgun sequence, the sequence attatgtctggaaaaacgtagctagctatgtgacctggtttcgctgtatgatgacagtcgtagtgtcactagaatggccataacaaaatatcatatttcaaatctgtctgctgttctacattgcccacactattcaactctaacatggcctgtatcttgtatcgaaagtgctcgaaaattagctcgtctatggtggactgagaacatatttattagtcaaagcagagcgagcggatgtcttgggagaattcctactgtgttagatttactgcttcaaattgaaaacggagaagatatttagagtaaagacaatttacttaacatctgtgttcaatatcgtcaattaaaagtaaaaaactttccagttacgaagcgtttgttcgtaggattaacgccagctgcagcaaacacttaccccagctccggtttggctgttcgtgacggtcagctatgacagtcttgagcctcgatttttgcagatttctgtgaaacttgctaaaataaaaacgatctagctagattatgtacactttaagctcaatgtacataccttgtttggtcaatttggtcgattgtggaaaagaagtcgaaacgtttttagttatggagagccatcgcgctagctcgattataagagagaataacagaaatgtaactagaatccacacctcaaacaagttaacctagacgcaaaactatacgtccaatccaaaaaatacggaccaaactctgccgaaaccatagatatcctttaaatgactgtgcggtcagaaatacaactcatggcagtttcgaaaacgtgtacccaattctgctttcatggtgcgtgtctgtttggttgccacggtgatggcgcagctgtgatcgctaacgagctgggcagagagaataacaaacatttacctagcagccacacctcaaacaagttaacctagacgcaaaactatacgtccaatccaaaaaataaggatattttccgagacccaagactctgcctaaaccagagatattctttatatgtctgtgcagtcagaaatacgactctacctgcagtttcgaaaacgtgtttcttttgctttcctggtgcgtgtttacACCCATGTAAACAGCgtgtaaacacccatgtaaatctcagaaacggcttgaaaaagtcctgaaacataatcagtgatattgaaaaaagtttgatagatatcaaaaagctgaattatttaaaaatattttgtcaacattttaaagtttaaatggtggctctagctgaaagattgaggaagaagaaggatttggaagtagacgaagttttaagaagtttgagaggatttgaaagtaaactccattggaaaaccatgttaaaaatattatgaatattgatttatattaattcaagcataagagctacaaagctgaaaaatcatagcaggaatggcctgaaactgctgatttttttccaacaataataagttgattcaaagaacaatacttggaatgctgaagcagcattccaacaataagttgattaaagattcaaagaacaatacttggaatgctgaagcagcattccaacaataaagaaaaacaggaaaacaacagcattctcacaataataaagagaaacaggaaaacaattgtgagaatgcttaacagcattctcacaataataaatatatgtgagagaacaaaggttgcgcTCTTGtcgaaggcaagcacacccaataatagagCAGGAACCTTACTTTTTTAACATGCTTGCCTTGTACTTGATTTAATTCAGTTGCAATGTTACAAGTTATCAATTTAATTAAactttactttgaccattcttgctctgatttaataGTAAAATAACTGCAATTCCAGAATATTTGGTTAATATACACTGTCAAGTTTACCCCTCTTCCATTAGATCAAGGGGCAAACTTTTGGTTGTTTTCGCCCTGAAATAAAAACTTTTGGTTGCAGCcctgaaataaaaaaaaccttccTTTTTAAATGTTGGGTTTCCCAAATACAATCACGCAGAGCATATTTTCAGAGACAATAATTGTATTCCTCCAAGTGGCGTTGGAAATCATCAATTGCAATGATAGCCTTGTATGGGCCATGGTCACCGTTTTTATACGGTGCACGTCAAATGACCTACTTTTGAGGATTATAACTGCTCAAAAAACTACGGTAACTCTAGTCTTAAACCATAAAATATGAGATTCTAACAAATATGACAGATTATATGTGCGCACATAACATTGACAATGGTTGAAGTCAATTCTACAAAAAAGAGCGGAGCGCAGCTAATCTGGGCGGGGCGGTGGCTGGCTGTGAAAGAGCAGCGACATGAAAACCTCGAACCCTGTTTACAGTTCTAAAGGACCAAAAGTGCCCCCTTTACTGGCATTGTAATGACATCTAGATTGATATCTACCTTATGCATTCATAATTTACATTGAGAAGAAACGGCTTGTGGCTCATGACGTTGGAAACTACAAATCAGGAGTCTCAGcagtaagctagctagctaggtagcaCTCAGCCAATTCAGCTAACTAGCTATGAAATGCCACACTACACAGGTGAGTACAACTCAAAACGTTATAGTGTATCATGCTTTTGTGCTAATTGTTAAGTAGCTAAGGCTTCCCAATCCCAATAACCGTTTGGTTGCAcaaatacagtactgtagctagcactATCGGCTAATAATACAGTAGGAACATCTGTATGTTTCTGCATACAGGCTATGCAGGGAGCTATCTGCGACAGTAAGCCCCATTTCTGTTGAATAATGTTTAAATTGATTTCCTTGTTACTGTATGGTAGTAAAGATGGATAGCATTATTTACGAAGCCATTGTTTCACTAGCTTGTTTCTCACTCTCCTGCTGTTGTTTTTGAAAACTAGAACTCTGAAAATGAACGGGAAACTCATTCCCCACACTCCATTGGCCGTGGACTTCTGGCAAGTGCGCAAGTGTTCGCACGTACgccttttcttcctctcccacaTGCACAGTGACCACACCGCCTGTCTGACGTCCACCTGGAGCAACCGACCCATATACTGCTCTCCAGTTTCAGCCACACTGCTGAAACTTAAACTACAAGTGAGAACAAGTATCATCATGATACAGCAGGGCAGACACATTTTCCAAATGTAATGTATCAAAATCATAATCCTTTGGACTCCTGGCTACTTTGTTATCAATGGTATATCCTCTCTCCAGGTGAGAGAGGAATGGATTCACCCTCTGGAGTTGGGTGAGCCATACTTACTCCCACTGGATGATATTGGCAAGGAGAAGCTGACGGTCACCCTGTTGGATGCCAACCACTGCCCTGGGGCTGTCATGTTTCTCTTCCAAGGCTACTTTGGCACCATCCTCTACACTGGCATGTTTTTTAATTTGTTTACAGATAATAAATGAATGtgaaaaatattcaaattaaCTTCCATATTAAAGAAATAAACTTCGCAAATTCCAGGTGACTTCAGATACACTCCGTCCATGCTTCGTGAGCAATGCCTGAGGACCAACACCACTATAGATGTCCTGTACCTGGACAACACCAATTGCGACCCCACACGCACCTTGCCTTCCAGACAACGAGCTACCCAGCAGATCAAGGAGATCATCCGCAGTCACCCCAGCCACAATTTGGTCATCGGTGAGGGCCTCATCTATGTGGACTCTCTTCATAAGCACTGCAGAGTTGCAACTAACAAATAAATCATCGTGTTTCTGATGTAAACATCAGACAACTGATGATTTCTGTGACTTTTGTGTTCCCTGCAGGTATGTATACCCTTGGTAAGGAGTGCCTACTGGTGGAACTGGCTTTAGAATTCAAGACCTGGGTGGAGGTGAGCCCAGATAGACTGGAAACCCTGAAAGTCCTAGAGCTGCCCGATGTCTTCACCACTGAGCCGGGAGCCGGCCGGATCCGAGCCGTGGACCAGTCGCAGATCCGCTCAGCCAACTTGCGCCTGTGGAACCAGGAGTACCCAACCCTGGCCATCCTGCCCACCAGCAGGCCCCTGGTCTCTTTCCACCCTGACGTTCACGTAGTGCCCTACTCAGACCACTCCTCCTaccaggagctggaggacttTGTGTCGGCATTGCGGCCCACCTCCGTGGTTCCCATCGTGGGGAGCTGCGTCCCATCCTTCTCTGCCCTGCTGCCCCGCAGGAAGCGTCATGAGGTCTTGGTCCCAGAGTCTGTCCAGAACTACATGGCAGCCCAACCCAAGGTCCCGTTCGCTGTGACTGCTTTCCCCAACCAACCCCGCCGGCACAGCCGAACCACACCCAGGGGGGTGGTGTTCGAGTCCCCCAGCCGGAGCTCCAGAACCCCCTTGATAGACTgcgcctgggagagaggctcccTAGTGGAAGAGGCTGAGGTGGGTGCAGAGAGCTGCACCATTATGGACCCAAGCGATGCCTCTCCCACCAGCGAGAGTGTGGGTGCTGGGGACCTGTGGAGCCTGAAGGTTGTCCAGAGAGTCTCTGATGAGATGGAGATAATGGAAAGTGTGTCGTTTAGCCAGTTCACCCAGAGCAACTTTGCCCCCAAGGAGATACTAAGGAACACCGTCACCTCCTTGAAGCCTAAAGGTGTGAGTCAGCCACAGTATGTTCCTTGCGACAGTGTCACTGCCTTGAACTATATTAGTGAGTCCGACGACCCTAGCCCTCCCCATGGACTTCCAGAAG encodes:
- the dclre1b gene encoding 5' exonuclease Apollo isoform X1, which codes for MFLHTGYAGSYLRQTLKMNGKLIPHTPLAVDFWQVRKCSHVRLFFLSHMHSDHTACLTSTWSNRPIYCSPVSATLLKLKLQVREEWIHPLELGEPYLLPLDDIGKEKLTVTLLDANHCPGAVMFLFQGYFGTILYTGDFRYTPSMLREQCLRTNTTIDVLYLDNTNCDPTRTLPSRQRATQQIKEIIRSHPSHNLVIGMYTLGKECLLVELALEFKTWVEVSPDRLETLKVLELPDVFTTEPGAGRIRAVDQSQIRSANLRLWNQEYPTLAILPTSRPLVSFHPDVHVVPYSDHSSYQELEDFVSALRPTSVVPIVGSCVPSFSALLPRRKRHEVLVPESVQNYMAAQPKVPFAVTAFPNQPRRHSRTTPRGVVFESPSRSSRTPLIDCAWERGSLVEEAEVGAESCTIMDPSDASPTSESVGAGDLWSLKVVQRVSDEMEIMESVSFSQFTQSNFAPKEILRNTVTSLKPKGVSQPQYVPCDSVTALNYISESDDPSPPHGLPEELENSESLLQVSCKWDGLVRASPCNSRTQSELLTECEQALVLQLPFSEEDLSVCSGLLDKSLVQKFSLKPHHVVKEGNGTLCC
- the dclre1b gene encoding 5' exonuclease Apollo isoform X2, producing the protein MNGKLIPHTPLAVDFWQVRKCSHVRLFFLSHMHSDHTACLTSTWSNRPIYCSPVSATLLKLKLQVREEWIHPLELGEPYLLPLDDIGKEKLTVTLLDANHCPGAVMFLFQGYFGTILYTGDFRYTPSMLREQCLRTNTTIDVLYLDNTNCDPTRTLPSRQRATQQIKEIIRSHPSHNLVIGMYTLGKECLLVELALEFKTWVEVSPDRLETLKVLELPDVFTTEPGAGRIRAVDQSQIRSANLRLWNQEYPTLAILPTSRPLVSFHPDVHVVPYSDHSSYQELEDFVSALRPTSVVPIVGSCVPSFSALLPRRKRHEVLVPESVQNYMAAQPKVPFAVTAFPNQPRRHSRTTPRGVVFESPSRSSRTPLIDCAWERGSLVEEAEVGAESCTIMDPSDASPTSESVGAGDLWSLKVVQRVSDEMEIMESVSFSQFTQSNFAPKEILRNTVTSLKPKGVSQPQYVPCDSVTALNYISESDDPSPPHGLPEELENSESLLQVSCKWDGLVRASPCNSRTQSELLTECEQALVLQLPFSEEDLSVCSGLLDKSLVQKFSLKPHHVVKEGNGTLCC